From a single Planctellipticum variicoloris genomic region:
- a CDS encoding sigma-70 family RNA polymerase sigma factor: protein MVATTSHFRRQAVVSLPNAARESLPDAMAVEVEPTTRNLRERAERLLDREIQFIPSAEFGQLDAEAVQTIDLEESLDSGRKSTTVPEGIPAYLASLYRTPLLTPVRERQLFRKYNFLKWLARREQASLKASRPSRAKIERIEQLLADAALVRNQIVQANLRLVVANARKYADAEHGFDDLVSDGNLTLVQAVEKFDYSRGFRFSTYATHAIRRTFFRRMDRRQKERARLTFAAPELIQTAPQPEPDADQAGPADLVLFEALVERMRDRLSEREITILKARYSLETGEVAPTLQVLARELGICKERVRQLQIRAIGKLRELAGELQSSMNLEPSMLEV, encoded by the coding sequence ATGGTCGCTACCACTTCTCACTTTCGACGTCAGGCAGTGGTTTCGTTACCGAATGCCGCACGCGAGAGTCTGCCCGACGCGATGGCGGTTGAAGTCGAGCCGACAACCCGGAACCTGCGCGAACGGGCCGAACGACTGCTGGATCGCGAGATTCAGTTCATTCCCAGCGCGGAGTTCGGCCAGCTTGATGCGGAGGCCGTTCAGACGATCGATCTGGAGGAATCGCTCGACAGCGGCCGAAAGTCGACGACGGTTCCAGAGGGAATTCCCGCCTATCTGGCGTCTCTCTATCGGACGCCGCTGCTGACTCCGGTCCGCGAGCGGCAGCTCTTCCGGAAGTACAACTTTCTCAAATGGCTGGCGCGCCGGGAGCAGGCCTCGCTCAAAGCGAGCCGTCCGTCTCGAGCGAAGATTGAACGCATCGAGCAATTGCTGGCCGATGCGGCGCTGGTCCGGAATCAGATCGTGCAGGCGAATCTGCGGCTGGTCGTCGCCAACGCGCGAAAATACGCCGACGCGGAGCATGGCTTCGACGATCTGGTGAGCGACGGGAATCTGACGCTGGTACAGGCGGTGGAAAAGTTCGACTACAGTCGGGGGTTCCGGTTCAGCACCTACGCGACGCACGCGATCCGCCGGACGTTCTTCCGCCGGATGGATCGGCGGCAGAAGGAGCGGGCTCGGCTGACATTCGCCGCCCCCGAACTGATCCAGACCGCGCCGCAGCCGGAGCCGGACGCCGATCAGGCGGGGCCGGCGGATCTGGTGCTGTTCGAGGCGCTGGTTGAGCGGATGCGAGATCGCCTGAGCGAACGGGAGATAACAATTCTGAAGGCCCGCTACAGTCTGGAGACGGGCGAAGTCGCGCCGACGCTGCAGGTGCTGGCCCGGGAACTGGGGATCTGCAAAGAGCGGGTCCGGCAACTGCAGATCCGGGCGATCGGCAAGCTGCGGGAACTGGCGGGCGAGCTGCAGTCCTCAATGAATCTCGAACCGAGTATGCTGGAAGTGTAA
- a CDS encoding PVC-type heme-binding CxxCH protein yields MMQLPGRFAQRQFARLIASSLFLVLPSAAFAQRELKDIPVPDPVEELRTFEVAEGFEVNLFAADPLLHKPIQINFDPQGRLWIAASEVYPQIAPGQKANDKIVVLEDADGDGVADKTTVFADGLLIPTGVEPGDGGAYVANSTELLHLTDTDGDGKADKSRIVLSGFGTEDTHHIIHTFRWGPEGLFYFNQSIYIHSHVETPYGVRRLNAGGIWQFRPETLQLDVLARGWVNTWGHAFDRWGQSFVTDGAGGEGINYLVPGAAYPTAFGVARVLHGLNPGSPKYCGLEMVDGRHLPDDWQGNLITHDFRGHRVCRFVLQEDGAGFAARQQPDLIQTKHVAFRPIDVKQGPDGAIYIADWYNPIIQHGEVDFRDPRRDHVHGRIWRVTAKGRPLVKRPELVKATTGQLLESLKSPETYTRQHAKRVLKERGRDEVLPALTKWAAALDPNDPEFEHLRLEALWMYQSIDVVQPELLAAVLESPDHRARAAAMRVVPHWQNRLPNVRPWLERGVADVHQRVRMEAVRALATRSEPDTAEVALRVVDHPMDQFLEYALWQTVREQKSVWLPRLLGGQFQDGGNPARILYAIRAAEASEAVPVLLQMWQAGKTASVQEPEVLDIAASLGGPAELRTVFDLALKSETAPDRAASLLRTLAEARRRRNVQPAGDLSGLAALLKTKNADLQSAAATTIGVWGLKSLLAPLKELARDATAGEPVRRAAIRGLAGLNDAAVVAALVDLVNPDQPEGVQAEAVMSLAGQAPAQAAELAIQWLARSRSAEEQARVVTAFLQQKGAVEQLVSKLNGQKLPEDAAKIALRTVTGGGKPQPELVEALNKAAGLTGSPKVLSAEEMAALVAEVKEKGDPARGEALFRRTELACLKCHAIGGAGGKVGPDLVSIGASAQDDYLVDSMLQPNKQVKEGYNTIVVTTDEGKVFSGVKVRQSDTDLILRDAEDKEVSVPLNSIDEQANGTSLMPAGLIDRLTRAELVDLVRFLSELGKVGPYAVGNARVARRWEVLQPTPEAFTRLYRTSDTQLVSDDTGLAWNAACTTVSGGLPIGEQPAFDMQQRLAEGARSISFARCRLLTSTAGKTRLVLNGAEGLQIWLNGKPLTPNATLTVDLPAGESVLTFCVERGLRSKPLRVELQDVAGSSAQVQFAAGK; encoded by the coding sequence ATGATGCAGCTCCCCGGCCGTTTCGCGCAACGGCAGTTCGCCCGCCTGATCGCCTCATCGCTATTTCTCGTGCTGCCGTCTGCCGCCTTCGCCCAGCGGGAACTGAAAGACATTCCCGTCCCCGATCCGGTCGAGGAACTTCGCACGTTCGAGGTGGCCGAGGGGTTTGAAGTCAACCTGTTTGCCGCCGACCCGCTGCTCCACAAGCCGATCCAGATCAATTTCGATCCCCAGGGACGACTCTGGATCGCCGCCTCGGAGGTCTATCCCCAGATCGCCCCGGGGCAGAAAGCCAACGACAAGATCGTGGTCCTCGAAGACGCCGACGGCGACGGCGTGGCTGACAAAACGACGGTCTTCGCCGATGGACTGCTGATCCCCACTGGAGTCGAGCCCGGCGACGGCGGCGCCTACGTTGCCAACAGCACCGAGCTGCTGCATCTCACCGATACCGACGGCGACGGCAAAGCCGACAAGTCGCGCATCGTCCTCTCGGGCTTCGGCACTGAAGACACGCACCACATCATTCACACGTTCCGCTGGGGTCCAGAGGGACTGTTCTACTTCAACCAGTCGATCTACATCCACAGCCACGTCGAGACGCCCTACGGAGTCCGACGTCTGAATGCCGGGGGCATCTGGCAGTTCCGTCCGGAAACGCTGCAGCTCGACGTTCTCGCACGCGGATGGGTCAATACCTGGGGCCACGCTTTCGATCGCTGGGGCCAGTCCTTCGTCACCGACGGCGCCGGCGGCGAAGGCATCAACTACCTGGTGCCGGGAGCCGCTTACCCGACGGCATTCGGCGTCGCCCGAGTTCTGCACGGACTCAATCCAGGCAGCCCGAAGTACTGCGGCCTCGAAATGGTCGACGGGAGGCACCTGCCGGACGACTGGCAGGGAAACCTGATCACGCACGACTTCCGCGGACACCGCGTCTGCCGGTTTGTCCTGCAGGAAGACGGGGCCGGATTCGCCGCCCGGCAGCAGCCCGATCTCATCCAGACCAAGCACGTCGCGTTCCGGCCGATCGACGTCAAGCAGGGGCCGGACGGAGCCATCTACATCGCCGACTGGTACAACCCGATCATCCAGCACGGCGAAGTCGACTTCCGCGATCCGCGCCGCGACCACGTTCATGGCCGAATCTGGCGTGTGACGGCCAAGGGGCGTCCGCTCGTCAAACGCCCGGAGCTCGTCAAGGCGACGACAGGGCAGTTGCTGGAATCGTTGAAATCGCCGGAGACTTACACGCGCCAGCATGCCAAGCGAGTTCTGAAGGAACGCGGTCGCGACGAAGTCCTGCCGGCTCTGACGAAGTGGGCCGCGGCGCTCGACCCCAACGATCCTGAATTCGAGCATCTGCGCCTCGAAGCTCTCTGGATGTACCAGTCCATCGACGTCGTGCAGCCCGAACTGCTGGCGGCAGTGCTGGAGTCGCCCGATCACCGGGCGCGGGCGGCCGCCATGCGCGTCGTTCCCCACTGGCAGAACCGACTGCCGAACGTCCGCCCGTGGCTGGAACGCGGTGTGGCCGATGTGCATCAGAGGGTCCGGATGGAAGCGGTGCGGGCGCTGGCGACACGATCGGAACCGGACACCGCCGAAGTCGCGCTGCGCGTCGTCGACCATCCGATGGACCAGTTTCTGGAATATGCCTTGTGGCAGACGGTCCGTGAACAGAAGTCGGTGTGGCTGCCGCGGCTTCTCGGTGGACAATTCCAGGATGGGGGCAATCCCGCCCGGATCCTGTACGCCATCCGAGCCGCCGAAGCCTCCGAGGCGGTCCCTGTCCTGTTGCAGATGTGGCAGGCTGGTAAAACGGCCTCCGTTCAAGAGCCGGAGGTACTGGACATCGCCGCTTCGCTCGGCGGACCCGCGGAACTGCGAACCGTGTTTGACCTCGCTTTGAAATCCGAAACGGCCCCCGATCGAGCGGCCTCGCTCCTGCGGACGCTCGCCGAAGCCCGCCGGCGACGCAATGTCCAGCCCGCCGGCGACCTCTCCGGACTCGCCGCGCTCCTCAAGACCAAGAACGCTGATCTACAGTCCGCTGCGGCAACCACCATCGGTGTCTGGGGGCTGAAAAGTCTCCTCGCCCCCCTCAAAGAATTGGCGCGAGACGCAACCGCCGGTGAACCAGTCCGCCGCGCGGCAATTCGCGGACTTGCCGGCTTGAACGATGCTGCTGTCGTCGCGGCGCTCGTCGATCTGGTCAACCCCGACCAGCCCGAGGGCGTCCAGGCCGAGGCCGTGATGAGTCTGGCCGGGCAAGCTCCGGCCCAGGCCGCCGAACTGGCGATTCAATGGCTCGCACGCTCGCGCAGCGCCGAAGAGCAGGCGCGGGTCGTCACGGCGTTCCTGCAGCAGAAGGGGGCTGTCGAACAGCTCGTCAGCAAACTCAACGGGCAGAAACTGCCGGAAGACGCCGCCAAGATCGCTCTGCGAACGGTCACCGGCGGTGGCAAACCGCAGCCGGAACTGGTCGAAGCCCTGAACAAGGCCGCTGGCCTGACCGGCAGCCCGAAGGTGCTCTCCGCAGAAGAAATGGCTGCTCTAGTCGCCGAGGTCAAAGAAAAGGGCGATCCGGCGCGGGGGGAGGCCCTGTTCCGTCGAACCGAGCTCGCTTGCCTCAAGTGCCACGCCATCGGCGGAGCGGGGGGCAAGGTCGGCCCGGACCTGGTCAGCATCGGAGCGAGCGCCCAGGACGACTACCTCGTCGATTCGATGCTGCAGCCGAACAAGCAGGTCAAAGAGGGCTACAACACGATCGTCGTCACGACCGACGAAGGCAAAGTCTTCTCGGGCGTGAAGGTGCGGCAGTCGGACACCGACCTGATTCTGCGCGACGCGGAAGATAAAGAAGTCTCGGTGCCGCTCAACTCGATCGACGAACAGGCCAACGGGACGTCCCTGATGCCGGCCGGTCTGATCGATCGCCTGACCAGGGCCGAACTGGTGGACTTGGTGCGGTTCCTGTCGGAACTGGGCAAGGTCGGTCCGTACGCCGTTGGAAACGCCCGCGTCGCCCGCCGCTGGGAAGTGCTGCAGCCGACCCCGGAAGCCTTCACCCGGCTCTACCGGACCAGTGATACGCAATTGGTCTCGGACGACACGGGGCTCGCGTGGAACGCGGCCTGCACGACCGTTTCCGGCGGTCTGCCGATCGGGGAACAGCCTGCGTTCGACATGCAGCAGCGGCTGGCCGAGGGGGCGCGATCGATTTCGTTCGCCCGCTGCCGGCTGCTGACCTCCACGGCGGGGAAGACGCGGCTGGTGCTGAACGGCGCCGAGGGTCTGCAGATCTGGTTGAACGGCAAACCGCTGACTCCGAATGCGACGTTGACCGTCGACCTGCCCGCTGGCGAATCCGTGCTCACCTTCTGCGTGGAACGGGGGCTGAGATCAAAGCCGCTGCGCGTGGAACTGCAGGATGTCGCCGGTTCGTCCGCGCAGGTTCAGTTTGCGGCAGGAAAGTGA
- a CDS encoding purple acid phosphatase family protein, translated as MNRSPDDSPRRSPFRTRLIAGLLAIGLLVLVAGISLYRSSTQAHPSAETAMADSEPARVADEDLHRPTRLPDRVILTFAGDPARTAAVNWRTDLSVSRGVAQIAVAGDNREFQDAARQIAARTEPFTSRINEAHFHSVVFEDLSPGTRYAYRVGDGQNWTEWFHFSTASTNVEPFTFLYFGDAQTELKPLWSRVVREAFTNAPKARFLLHAGDLVNDPNGDAQWGEWFQAGGWLNAMTPNVMTPGNHEYHKVGLFKTLELTPHWRPQFTLPENGPAELAETVYTFDYQGVRFISLNSNERQQEQVPWLEHVLATRPQRWTIITFHHPIYSASGIRTESELERNALLRNLWQPVFDRHRVDLVLQGHDHTYARSGLVSGGEQPVTEKNIPEGVTARSPTSGTVYVVSVSGPKMYELPDSASTEFERVAENTQLFQIITIDGGRLIYEARTATGLPYDGFVLEKQSHGPNRLIEQIPATPARLRPRAGNGE; from the coding sequence ATGAATCGGTCTCCGGACGACTCGCCCCGCCGTTCGCCATTTCGAACGCGACTCATCGCTGGACTGCTGGCAATTGGCCTGCTGGTCCTTGTCGCGGGAATCAGCCTCTATCGGTCCAGCACCCAGGCCCACCCCTCCGCCGAAACGGCGATGGCCGATTCCGAGCCTGCCAGAGTCGCCGACGAAGATCTGCATCGACCAACGCGTCTTCCGGACCGGGTGATTCTGACATTTGCAGGCGATCCCGCCCGGACGGCAGCAGTCAACTGGCGAACCGACCTCTCTGTTTCGCGGGGAGTCGCCCAGATTGCCGTGGCGGGCGACAACCGGGAGTTCCAGGACGCCGCTCGACAGATCGCGGCGCGCACGGAGCCCTTCACAAGCCGGATCAACGAGGCCCACTTCCACTCCGTCGTCTTTGAGGACTTGTCCCCCGGAACCCGCTACGCCTATCGCGTGGGCGACGGACAGAACTGGACCGAATGGTTTCACTTCAGCACCGCTTCGACGAACGTCGAGCCCTTCACGTTTTTGTACTTCGGCGATGCGCAGACTGAATTGAAGCCCCTCTGGTCGCGAGTCGTCCGCGAAGCCTTCACGAACGCACCCAAAGCCCGGTTTCTGCTCCACGCCGGCGACCTCGTCAACGATCCCAACGGAGATGCCCAGTGGGGAGAATGGTTCCAGGCGGGAGGCTGGCTGAATGCCATGACCCCCAACGTGATGACTCCCGGCAACCACGAGTACCACAAAGTCGGCCTGTTCAAAACACTCGAACTGACGCCCCACTGGCGCCCGCAGTTCACGTTGCCGGAAAACGGTCCAGCGGAGCTGGCCGAGACCGTCTACACGTTCGACTATCAGGGGGTCCGGTTCATCTCGCTGAACTCGAACGAACGCCAGCAGGAGCAGGTCCCCTGGCTGGAGCACGTCCTCGCCACACGTCCGCAGCGCTGGACGATCATTACGTTTCACCACCCCATTTACTCGGCTTCCGGCATCCGAACCGAATCGGAGCTGGAACGCAACGCGCTGCTGCGCAACTTGTGGCAGCCGGTCTTCGACCGACATCGGGTCGATCTCGTCCTCCAGGGGCACGATCACACGTATGCCCGCTCCGGCCTGGTGTCAGGCGGAGAACAGCCGGTGACGGAGAAAAACATTCCCGAAGGAGTCACTGCCCGGAGCCCGACGTCCGGAACGGTCTACGTCGTCTCCGTGAGCGGGCCGAAGATGTACGAACTGCCGGATTCCGCCAGCACGGAGTTCGAACGTGTCGCCGAGAACACTCAGCTCTTTCAGATCATCACCATTGATGGCGGCCGGTTGATCTACGAAGCCCGCACCGCCACGGGACTCCCCTACGACGGCTTCGTTCTGGAAAAGCAGTCCCATGGACCGAACCGGCTGATCGAGCAGATCCCCGCAACTCCAGCGCGTCTCCGCCCCCGAGCGGGGAATGGCGAGTAG
- a CDS encoding MerR family transcriptional regulator yields the protein MSLPEFVSPKQLARAIGVSESSVKRWCDQGLLETGRTAGGHRRLQLPQVLDFLRARQFAVVDPTVLGLPAACGQGERTADRARERLLAALIEGDDLRSRQILFDLYLAGRSILELCDALLTPVLHEIGARWDCGSLAVYQERRACEAVIRVLHELRLLLTEPLPGAPTAIGGTGPDDFYSVPTTMVELILRAGGWRANSLGSGLPFDTLVQAIEHVRPQLFWLSVTHLGPADRFLEGFTRLSNAAAALKIPFVVGGQALSEEIRSRLRFTAFCDTLGHLDATSRALRETLGLAKMSMEHSAPAGARPIALPDGLS from the coding sequence GTGTCTCTCCCCGAATTCGTGTCTCCGAAGCAGCTTGCCCGCGCCATCGGGGTCAGCGAATCTTCGGTGAAGCGCTGGTGCGATCAGGGACTGCTGGAAACGGGACGGACCGCCGGCGGCCATCGGCGTCTGCAGCTTCCGCAGGTGCTGGATTTCCTCCGGGCGAGGCAATTCGCCGTCGTCGATCCCACCGTCCTGGGGCTGCCCGCCGCCTGCGGCCAGGGAGAACGCACCGCCGACCGGGCGCGCGAACGCCTGCTCGCCGCACTGATTGAGGGCGATGACCTGCGATCGCGCCAGATTCTGTTTGACCTTTATCTTGCGGGACGCAGCATTCTGGAACTCTGCGACGCCCTTCTCACTCCAGTGCTCCACGAAATTGGCGCACGATGGGATTGCGGCTCGCTCGCGGTCTATCAGGAACGCCGCGCCTGCGAGGCGGTCATCCGCGTTCTGCATGAGCTTCGCCTGTTGCTGACCGAGCCTCTCCCCGGCGCCCCGACGGCCATCGGCGGAACCGGACCGGACGACTTTTACTCCGTCCCGACGACAATGGTCGAACTGATACTCCGGGCCGGCGGATGGCGGGCCAATTCGCTGGGCAGCGGGCTGCCCTTCGACACGCTCGTGCAGGCGATCGAGCATGTTCGACCGCAGCTCTTCTGGCTGAGCGTGACTCACCTGGGGCCGGCGGACCGTTTCCTCGAGGGCTTCACGCGCCTGTCGAACGCCGCGGCGGCACTCAAGATCCCATTCGTCGTCGGCGGTCAGGCGCTTTCCGAGGAAATTCGCAGCCGCCTGCGATTCACCGCATTCTGCGATACGCTGGGGCACCTCGACGCAACGTCCCGGGCATTGCGAGAAACGCTCGGGCTCGCGAAAATGTCTATGGAGCACAGCGCACCGGCAGGTGCCCGACCCATCGCACTGCCGGACGGATTGTCGTGA